One Spinacia oleracea cultivar Varoflay chromosome 4, BTI_SOV_V1, whole genome shotgun sequence DNA segment encodes these proteins:
- the LOC110775761 gene encoding F-box/LRR-repeat protein 13-like yields MEESDCRSNNNGSEEMIDRLSSLPDSLLISILSLLPLNSAAATSALSRRWIPLWTHLPRLIIEDGYHPTFSSDTNTSRQNFDKFITTVDHILRQATSPKIETFNLRFYHPDLEIDQYPICLASLNSWVLLICARYPANLEVSFDFYLNGLQFIPLPPCIFETQSLVKIELRGYFNCKLPESGIVSLPNLKELSLNGLDFDFQVLRTLFKSCPLLEILFLGVEFMEDEIVEISAPNLRKLAVYMRGSSYRSIFLIDAPLLEEIDVQDCVAFYYFVKIPSNLQKARIHFWDSIFGEGSVHQTHIPELIRGISNVNSIQLGNNIHIFDTLNRMDAANLWSLFHNLTYLCLSVSKECVNWGARIPLYLLSKLKRIDVLAIKGDDNDVCSVYYILSLADVLEQLNISCFANSGKGGKRQLWKEYKFCGKLFTFSRRSITSKIEFNGAYIHAFSHGPRNASSASQIDWLGPSMWPDIEEEDE; encoded by the coding sequence ATGGAAGAGAGCGATTGCAGAAGCAACAACAATGGCAGTGAAGAAATGATAGATAGATTAAGCTCACTCCCGGACTCCCTTTTGATCTCAATTCTCTCCCTCCTCCCTCTCAATTCCGCCGCTGCAACCTCTGCCTTGTCCCGCCGTTGGATCCCCCTTTGGACCCACCTCCCTCGCCTCATAATCGAAGACGGTTACCACCCTACATTCAGCAGCGACACCAATACTTCCCGACAAAACTTCGACAAATTCATCACAACCGTCGATCACATCCTCCGGCAGGCCACCTCACCGAAAATCGAAACCTTCAATCTTCGTTTCTATCACCCTGATTTGGAAATCGACCAATACCCAATTTGTTTAGCGTCACTGAATTCATGGGTTCTTCTAATTTGCGCCCGATATCCTGCAAATTTGGAGGTAAGCTTTGACTTCTATTTGAATGGTTTGCAATTCATTCCTCTTCCACCCTGTATTTTCGAAACACAGTCTCTCGTAAAAATCGAATTGCGTGGTTattttaattgcaaattgcctGAAAGTGGTATTGTTAGTCTTCCTAATCTGAAAGAGCTTAGTTTGAATGGCCTTGATTTCGACTTTCAAGTGTTGAGGACATTGTTTAAGTCTTGTCCACTATTGGAGATATTGTTCCTGGGAGTAGAGTTTATGGAGGATGAAATTGTTGAAATATCTGCTCCTAATCTGAGAAAATTGGCGGTTTATATGCGTGGTTCGTCATATCGGAGTATATTTTTGATTGATGCACCCTTGTTGGAAGAGATTGATGTCCAAGATTGTGTTGCATTctattattttgtcaaaattccATCTAATTTGCAAAAGGCAAGGATTCACTTTTGGGATTCAATTTTTGGGGAAGGAAGTGTTCATCAAACCCACATACCAGAGCTTATTCGAGGGATTTCTAATGTTAATTCTATTCAATTAGGGAATAATATTCATATCTTTGATACCCTTAATCGGATGGATGCTGCAAATTTGTGGTCACTCTTTCATAATCTAACCTATCTTTGCTTGAGTGTCTCTAAGGAATGTGTGAATTGGGGTGCCAGAATTCCATTATATTTGTTGTCTAAGCTCAAGAGGATAGACGTATTGGCAATCAAAGGGGATGATAATGATGTCTGTTCGGTTTATTACATTCTAAGTCTTGCAGATGTCTTGGAGCAGTTAAACATTTCTTGCTTTGCTAACTCTGGCAAAGGCGGGAAGCGCCAATTATGGAAGGAATATAAGTTCTGTGGTAAATTGTTCACCTTTTCAAGGAGATCTATAACTTCTAAAATTGAGTTTAATGGTGCTTATATTCATGCATTTAGTCATGGTCCTCGAAATGCATCAAGTGCTTCTCAAATTGACTGGTTAGGACCCAGTATGTGGCCCGACATTGAAGAGGAAGACGAATAG